The following proteins are co-located in the bacterium genome:
- a CDS encoding response regulator, with amino-acid sequence MKRVLLVEDSALVRNIVCDALQTCFPCVATVVEDGAQAYEELRRNSYHLVVTDIVMPVMDGLTLARKVRQELRSDVPIIMLTSITAENVRQKASEAGASAFLTKPIDYNKLIQVVERLVLPELGREDSGSGEEGVENL; translated from the coding sequence GTGAAAAGGGTTCTTCTCGTAGAGGACTCGGCCCTCGTCCGAAACATCGTCTGTGACGCACTGCAGACCTGCTTCCCCTGCGTCGCCACTGTCGTGGAGGACGGAGCCCAGGCCTACGAGGAACTGCGCCGGAACAGTTACCACCTGGTGGTCACCGATATCGTGATGCCGGTGATGGACGGATTGACCCTGGCCAGAAAGGTCCGCCAGGAGCTCAGATCAGATGTCCCTATTATCATGCTGACATCCATAACCGCTGAAAACGTGCGACAAAAGGCCTCTGAAGCGGGCGCCAGCGCCTTCCTGACCAAGCCCATCGACTACAACAAGCTCATCCAGGTGGTCGAGCGCCTCGTCCTCCCCGAACTCGGTAGGGAGGACAGCGGTTCCGGTGAGGAAGGGGTGGAGAACTTATGA
- a CDS encoding DUF3185 family protein, which yields MIKRSMAIGCLVFGSVTLYIGYGKTQSVAGGLRRAFGSGYSTETIVYLVGGAVLVVTGLVMLTGRKKR from the coding sequence ATGATCAAGCGATCCATGGCTATCGGCTGCCTCGTTTTCGGCTCCGTGACGCTTTACATCGGCTACGGAAAAACCCAGTCCGTCGCGGGAGGGTTGCGCAGGGCATTCGGCAGCGGTTACTCCACCGAAACTATTGTCTACCTCGTGGGGGGCGCCGTGCTGGTCGTTACCGGGCTGGTCATGCTCACAGGCAGGAAGAAACGCTGA